One genomic window of Coraliomargarita sinensis includes the following:
- a CDS encoding transposase: MKRKLPRLAPEYYRGKAYVFWTHTTEKREQFGLNREFHLNFREVLLHACIRYQLATPAYCIMPDHIHLFWVGTRSESDQIKACSFFRKYLGERIRPVRWQRQAHDHVVREDERTTGRYADSVNYILMNPVRAGLVEHWQDYAYLGALLPGYPDLDRRDPAFNDLFWKLLAQ; encoded by the coding sequence ATGAAGCGTAAACTTCCCAGGCTGGCTCCGGAATATTATCGTGGAAAAGCCTATGTTTTTTGGACGCATACCACGGAAAAGCGGGAACAGTTTGGTTTGAATCGGGAATTTCATTTGAACTTCCGAGAGGTTTTATTGCACGCCTGTATTCGCTATCAGCTGGCGACTCCGGCTTACTGTATTATGCCGGATCATATTCATCTTTTTTGGGTGGGCACACGTTCCGAGAGTGATCAAATCAAAGCATGCTCATTTTTTAGAAAGTACCTTGGGGAGCGTATCCGTCCGGTGCGCTGGCAACGGCAGGCACACGATCATGTGGTTCGTGAAGATGAACGTACGACGGGCCGCTACGCGGATTCGGTCAATTATATCCTGATGAACCCCGTGCGAGCCGGATTGGTCGAGCATTGGCAGGATTATGCCTACTTGGGCGCGCTATTGCCCGGTTATCCGGATCTGGACCGCAGAGATCCGGCCTTTAACGATCTTTTTTGGAAATTGCTGGCCCAGTAG
- a CDS encoding S1C family serine protease, translating into MHQKPILLIIFFWAFIHIASAGPEQSVVQITNYTQQPDWVEPWRFSPVSGGLGSGFVIEGQRIMTNAHVVSWSKQLIVYRFQDPQPYRATVEYIGHDCDLAVLRVDDPTFFEGIPALEIGELPGVRSVVTTYGYPSGGRQISYTSGVVSRIEVQRYMQPSNRNLLTVQTDAAINPGNSGGPVIQDGKVVGVSFQGKPGLENAGFFIPPVIISHFLEDIADERYDGFPDAGISIVKLTNPAFREALGLPQSNTGARIDSLLHPFPKTHELIRENDVLLEVSGYEVGSDGTILYQGNRVHCSILFDEVQHGESIELKVWRKNEALDIELPLYVNREDRISGNQYEPPPYIIVGGLVFTELSSNYLGSLGRNWRNKISPEILYELIYRNRLGEDEAREKPIVLSKILKHPSNVDFAVGSRSILTELNGSEITNMADFKAALENTEDEFYRFRFLSGAEEALNRADALAADRQLIQQYNIPSAQRL; encoded by the coding sequence ATGCATCAAAAACCTATACTTTTAATAATATTCTTCTGGGCCTTTATTCATATCGCATCGGCGGGGCCGGAGCAGTCGGTCGTCCAGATTACCAACTACACGCAACAGCCGGACTGGGTGGAGCCCTGGCGCTTTTCTCCCGTCAGTGGAGGCCTGGGCAGCGGGTTCGTCATCGAAGGCCAGCGTATTATGACGAATGCTCATGTTGTCAGTTGGTCGAAACAGCTCATCGTTTACCGTTTTCAGGATCCCCAGCCCTATCGGGCGACGGTGGAATACATCGGGCACGACTGCGACCTGGCGGTGTTGCGGGTGGACGATCCCACTTTTTTTGAGGGCATCCCCGCTCTTGAGATCGGCGAACTCCCCGGTGTGCGTTCGGTGGTCACCACCTACGGCTATCCTTCGGGCGGTCGCCAGATTTCCTACACAAGCGGTGTGGTTTCACGCATTGAGGTGCAGCGCTACATGCAGCCGAGTAACCGTAATCTGCTTACGGTGCAGACCGATGCTGCGATCAATCCCGGCAACAGTGGTGGCCCCGTCATCCAGGACGGCAAAGTGGTCGGTGTCTCTTTTCAGGGGAAACCGGGTCTGGAGAATGCCGGATTTTTTATACCCCCGGTTATTATCAGCCATTTTCTGGAAGACATTGCGGACGAAAGGTATGACGGCTTTCCCGACGCGGGGATCAGTATCGTCAAGCTGACAAATCCGGCATTTCGCGAGGCGCTCGGTCTGCCGCAGTCGAACACCGGGGCACGAATCGACAGTCTGCTGCACCCATTCCCTAAGACGCACGAATTGATTCGGGAAAACGACGTACTGCTGGAGGTTTCCGGCTACGAGGTCGGCAGTGACGGCACAATTCTTTATCAGGGGAATCGAGTGCACTGCTCCATCCTCTTTGACGAAGTGCAGCACGGTGAATCGATCGAGCTCAAAGTCTGGCGCAAGAATGAAGCCCTCGATATCGAGCTACCACTCTACGTGAACCGCGAAGACCGTATTTCGGGGAACCAGTACGAACCACCGCCCTACATTATCGTCGGTGGGCTGGTCTTTACCGAACTCAGTAGTAACTACCTCGGCTCGCTGGGCCGTAACTGGCGCAACAAGATCAGTCCGGAAATTCTCTACGAGCTGATCTACCGGAACCGGTTGGGGGAGGACGAGGCCCGCGAGAAACCCATCGTGCTGTCGAAAATCCTGAAGCATCCCAGCAACGTGGATTTTGCCGTGGGCTCGCGCTCTATTCTCACCGAACTGAACGGCAGCGAGATTACCAACATGGCGGATTTCAAGGCAGCCCTCGAAAATACCGAGGATGAATTTTATCGTTTCCGTTTCCTTTCCGGGGCCGAGGAGGCGCTGAACCGGGCCGATGCCTTGGCAGCCGACCGGCAACTCATCCAGCAATACAACATTCCATCCGCACAACGCCTTTAA
- a CDS encoding PDZ domain-containing protein — protein MKQIAGIILFSLSLAPLAAFAALNPETSLVEIEVTRKDYDYRTPWITRNDQVRKNGILIGANRILTTADGLSGQYLCRIKKGGVSRQYTADLVWVDYYANVAILDVPEPDFWKGMEPVALAKTIPQSGELQIYRWRGGRIEERVAEIIRLFSGTSKMSYLQHLVLTVSSTISSAGWSEVVFDDNQLVGLTASASKDTLTILPAQFIAKVIERHNRENDPGLGYFDFKYIRGKNPALLASKGLERRDVGVVVTEIGGKGLSSDALQVGDVILEIDGFEIDSEGKYIDPDYGRLSMSGLATRAHAAGESIAFKIWRDGKEQRVDYTLPRADFEKGLIPDRRYDAPPQYLIEGGLVFQPLNGPLLEALGKNIPPLLDYYSQQKGVNGRKGLVVLSGVLPDDYNLGYEDLRYVLVDEINGRTINNLNDIQTALEEPETAYHNIRFMPEERIQHIVLDAREMEDATNRILQNYRIPSGSQL, from the coding sequence ATGAAGCAAATCGCTGGAATTATTCTTTTCTCTCTCTCATTGGCTCCGCTGGCAGCCTTCGCGGCGTTGAATCCGGAAACGTCGCTTGTCGAAATCGAAGTCACCAGGAAGGATTACGATTACAGAACGCCCTGGATCACACGGAATGATCAGGTCCGCAAGAATGGCATCCTGATCGGGGCCAATCGAATTCTCACCACGGCCGACGGTCTCTCGGGGCAGTATCTCTGCCGGATCAAGAAGGGTGGTGTGAGCCGGCAATACACCGCCGATCTGGTCTGGGTCGACTATTACGCCAATGTGGCCATTCTCGATGTGCCGGAGCCGGACTTCTGGAAGGGTATGGAGCCGGTTGCACTGGCCAAAACCATTCCCCAGAGCGGTGAACTGCAAATCTACCGTTGGCGCGGGGGACGGATCGAGGAACGGGTCGCCGAGATTATCCGTCTCTTCAGCGGAACCAGTAAAATGAGCTATTTGCAGCATTTGGTGCTGACGGTCTCTTCCACCATCAGCTCTGCCGGTTGGTCCGAAGTTGTTTTCGATGACAACCAACTGGTGGGCCTGACGGCATCCGCATCCAAGGACACCCTGACGATTCTACCCGCGCAGTTTATCGCCAAAGTGATTGAGCGCCACAATCGCGAAAATGATCCCGGGCTGGGTTATTTTGATTTTAAATACATAAGGGGCAAAAATCCGGCCTTGCTGGCATCGAAGGGCTTAGAGCGTCGTGATGTCGGTGTGGTGGTCACCGAAATCGGAGGCAAGGGCTTGTCTTCGGATGCGCTGCAGGTCGGCGACGTGATTTTAGAGATCGATGGATTCGAGATTGATAGTGAGGGGAAATACATCGATCCCGATTACGGCCGGCTTTCCATGAGTGGTCTGGCTACGCGGGCGCATGCGGCCGGTGAGAGCATTGCCTTCAAGATCTGGCGTGACGGTAAAGAACAGCGCGTGGACTACACTCTGCCGCGGGCCGACTTCGAGAAGGGCCTGATCCCGGATCGTCGCTACGATGCCCCGCCGCAATATCTGATTGAAGGAGGTCTGGTTTTCCAGCCGCTTAACGGGCCTTTGCTTGAAGCGCTGGGTAAGAACATCCCGCCTTTGCTCGACTACTACAGCCAGCAAAAAGGAGTCAACGGGCGCAAGGGGCTGGTTGTCCTGAGCGGTGTCCTGCCCGATGATTATAACCTTGGCTACGAAGACCTCCGCTACGTGCTGGTCGACGAGATTAATGGTCGAACAATCAACAATCTGAATGATATCCAGACTGCTCTGGAAGAACCCGAAACCGCCTACCACAACATCCGTTTCATGCCCGAGGAGCGCATCCAGCATATTGTGCTCGATGCCCGGGAGATGGAGGACGCCACCAACCGGATTTTACAAAATTACCGGATTCCGAGTGGGAGTCAGTTGTAG
- the argS gene encoding arginine--tRNA ligase yields MQVWFNPSLVIDQHVRSIAAELEDFGPEFDPVVRPADPKFGDFQVNGVLGHAKRQKANPRELGQKLIDALLASGVFDPEMVELSLAGPGFINFKLSSAFLWQWLQAYSTPDDYQSGARELKHGRKVVIDYPSANTAKQAHIGHLRPMVIGEAIARLLDFCGADTIRDNHIGDWGTNFGTLIMKIKRDNIDLDTLEGESALATLDQLYKDGSALEKEQPELRDVSRDELVKLQNGDPDNTALWQQIVDISMAAFDKLFEQMGVHVDMALGESFYRDKVERIYEELTDAGLAEESEGALVVWHDEVKKFARDNERPYPFNIRKKDGASNYATTDLATILYRVEEFKADEVIYLTDARQQDHFQQLFLTTEKWFKAKGYPLPEMSHVWWGTILGEDKKPFKTKSGESIKLQALLDEARERAYSVVTEKNADLSEDERRDIADAVGIGALKYADLCSNRTQDYVFDWNRMLSFEGNTAPYLLYAVARINSIFRKGGASPEDSFAEASPLETEPEHALARKLMGFVNALELTLNDLRPHFLCTYLYELASAYSSFNNADRVLVDEPEIKARRLLLCARTRTVLKTGLELLGIRTLEKM; encoded by the coding sequence ATGCAGGTTTGGTTCAACCCATCGCTCGTTATTGATCAACACGTTCGCAGCATCGCTGCCGAGCTCGAAGACTTCGGTCCCGAATTCGACCCGGTGGTACGCCCGGCCGATCCCAAGTTCGGTGACTTTCAGGTCAACGGCGTATTGGGTCATGCCAAGCGGCAGAAAGCCAATCCGCGCGAACTCGGGCAAAAATTAATCGACGCGCTGCTAGCCTCCGGAGTATTCGATCCTGAGATGGTCGAGCTTTCGTTGGCTGGCCCCGGATTCATCAATTTCAAGCTGAGCAGTGCCTTCCTCTGGCAATGGCTGCAGGCCTACTCCACCCCGGACGACTACCAGTCCGGCGCGCGCGAACTGAAACACGGCCGCAAAGTGGTCATCGACTACCCGAGTGCCAATACCGCCAAGCAGGCCCACATCGGGCACCTCCGCCCCATGGTGATCGGAGAGGCCATCGCCCGTCTACTCGACTTCTGCGGCGCCGACACCATCCGCGACAACCATATCGGCGACTGGGGCACGAACTTCGGCACCCTGATCATGAAGATCAAGCGCGACAACATCGACCTGGATACGCTTGAGGGCGAAAGTGCGCTGGCCACACTGGACCAGCTCTACAAGGACGGTTCGGCCCTGGAAAAGGAACAGCCCGAACTGCGCGACGTCTCGCGCGACGAGCTGGTCAAGCTGCAGAACGGCGACCCGGACAACACCGCGCTCTGGCAGCAGATCGTCGACATCTCAATGGCGGCCTTTGACAAGCTCTTCGAGCAGATGGGGGTACACGTGGACATGGCCCTGGGCGAGTCCTTCTACCGCGACAAAGTCGAGCGCATCTACGAGGAGCTCACCGATGCCGGTCTGGCCGAAGAGAGTGAAGGCGCACTGGTGGTCTGGCACGACGAGGTAAAAAAATTTGCCCGCGACAACGAACGCCCCTACCCCTTCAATATTCGCAAGAAAGACGGCGCCTCCAACTACGCCACCACCGACCTCGCCACCATTCTCTACCGCGTGGAAGAATTCAAGGCCGACGAGGTGATCTACCTGACCGACGCGCGTCAGCAGGACCACTTCCAGCAGCTCTTTCTGACCACGGAGAAATGGTTTAAGGCCAAGGGCTATCCATTGCCCGAGATGAGCCACGTCTGGTGGGGCACGATTCTGGGCGAGGATAAAAAACCCTTCAAAACCAAGTCCGGGGAATCGATCAAACTCCAGGCCCTCCTGGATGAGGCCCGCGAACGCGCTTATTCCGTGGTCACGGAAAAGAATGCCGACCTCTCGGAAGACGAGCGGCGCGATATCGCCGATGCCGTCGGCATCGGCGCACTCAAATACGCCGACCTTTGCAGCAATCGCACGCAGGATTATGTCTTCGACTGGAACCGTATGCTCAGCTTTGAAGGGAACACCGCACCCTACCTTCTTTATGCGGTCGCCCGGATCAACAGCATCTTCCGGAAAGGGGGAGCGAGCCCCGAAGACAGCTTTGCCGAGGCCAGTCCGCTTGAAACCGAGCCCGAGCATGCGCTCGCCCGGAAGCTGATGGGCTTTGTCAACGCGCTGGAACTGACGCTGAACGACTTGCGCCCCCACTTCCTCTGCACTTACCTGTACGAACTGGCCAGCGCCTACAGCAGTTTCAACAACGCCGACCGTGTTCTGGTGGATGAGCCGGAGATTAAAGCACGCCGGCTGCTACTCTGTGCCCGAACACGCACAGTTCTGAAAACCGGCCTCGAATTACTGGGTATCCGCACGCTGGAAAAGATGTAA
- a CDS encoding alkaline phosphatase D family protein, giving the protein MSSDHTDDVLLDMLHRSILLLLLAHCCSAAGPYLGNGVKVGEVDQDSALVWIRLTAKPAADFDRLPILTGGLEKRTRDNSHMPTDILPGQTGEVMIEYWAENADSNQTHHTGWHRVDLERDFIKQVELNGLSANTRYAYRVQARPEASSTCSAVINGSFHTAPKHEDAAPVRFVVTTCQAVRSIDSGPEGHHSYHQMLGFDPHFFVHTGDIIYYDRAPLAKNAAEARAKWNLMFAYGHNRRFHQNVTSYFMKDDHDTLKNDCWPGQTYGDLTWEEGLALFREQVPMKEKTYRTFRWGKDVQIWMTENRDFRSPNNMPDGPQKTILGEAQKAWLKRTLEESDATYKFVITPGPIVGPDKRGKNDNHSNAGFSHEGRELRDFLSQLDNTYVICGDRHWQYCSEDPKTGLVEMGCGPINDQHSYGGNTGYKAKFHRFFSEKGGFLGITVEDGKARAEWFGDDPDYPNSPVPVVRHREVL; this is encoded by the coding sequence TTGTCATCCGACCACACGGATGATGTATTGCTCGATATGCTGCATCGATCTATCCTTCTTCTTTTGCTCGCTCATTGTTGCTCTGCGGCAGGCCCCTACCTCGGCAACGGCGTCAAGGTGGGTGAAGTTGATCAGGACAGTGCCCTGGTCTGGATACGACTGACCGCAAAACCGGCGGCGGACTTTGACCGCCTGCCGATCCTGACGGGAGGTCTGGAGAAGAGAACAAGGGACAACAGCCATATGCCCACCGACATTCTTCCCGGCCAGACGGGCGAGGTCATGATCGAGTATTGGGCCGAGAATGCTGATTCGAATCAAACACACCACACGGGCTGGCACCGCGTAGATCTTGAGCGCGATTTTATCAAACAAGTCGAACTCAACGGGCTGTCTGCAAACACCAGATATGCCTACCGGGTCCAGGCGCGACCGGAGGCCTCGTCAACATGCAGCGCGGTTATCAACGGGAGCTTCCATACCGCACCAAAGCATGAGGATGCAGCGCCGGTCAGGTTCGTCGTCACCACTTGCCAGGCGGTGCGCAGTATCGATTCAGGCCCGGAAGGGCACCACAGCTACCATCAGATGCTGGGCTTTGATCCCCATTTCTTCGTCCACACGGGCGACATTATTTACTACGACAGGGCACCGCTGGCGAAGAACGCGGCCGAGGCCCGCGCCAAGTGGAACCTCATGTTTGCTTATGGCCACAACCGCCGCTTTCACCAGAACGTGACCTCGTACTTCATGAAGGACGACCACGACACCCTCAAAAACGACTGCTGGCCGGGGCAGACCTACGGCGATCTCACCTGGGAAGAAGGGCTCGCTCTTTTTCGCGAACAGGTGCCGATGAAAGAAAAAACCTACCGCACCTTCCGCTGGGGCAAGGACGTGCAGATTTGGATGACGGAAAACCGCGACTTCCGTTCGCCCAACAACATGCCCGACGGCCCCCAAAAAACCATTCTGGGTGAAGCACAAAAAGCATGGCTGAAGCGTACCCTGGAAGAGTCGGACGCGACTTACAAATTTGTGATTACACCGGGCCCAATAGTCGGCCCGGACAAGCGGGGTAAAAACGACAACCACTCCAATGCCGGTTTTTCGCACGAGGGCCGGGAGCTTCGCGACTTCCTCAGCCAACTGGACAATACTTACGTTATCTGCGGGGACCGCCACTGGCAGTATTGCTCGGAAGATCCGAAGACCGGCCTTGTCGAAATGGGCTGCGGCCCGATCAACGACCAGCACAGCTACGGCGGCAATACCGGTTACAAGGCGAAGTTTCACCGCTTCTTCAGCGAAAAGGGTGGCTTCCTCGGCATCACAGTCGAGGACGGCAAAGCCCGCGCCGAATGGTTCGGCGACGATCCGGACTACCCCAATAGCCCCGTGCCTGTCGTTCGCCACCGGGAAGTTCTTTAA